gacaatgccgcaggcgctagaagtttatttcctattgcatattaacattgttgccacgcactagatgccttatcattcttaattttcccatacaagtaaaaaacacccgtgtgatattaacaacgaagcaatcagtaccgtCATAAGagttttttagtatttaaatactttttatcactttaaatcacaaacctaaactattgttttttttcctctctctgtgtttaatttgatttttttattaacatttttttttcaagtatatacattttacagacttgaaacttcacagtaatgttccttatgttacgcaggatgacattttccgaaaattagatcccatgggtggttaaaaccaggaaacagtgggtactttgtctgcatgagaacaagattttgcattgttgatgccttctgcatctccatggcaacgggcatcgcgcggcagtggtgtacccacaaggaggggcatgtataatgagtggcgcaagagtgatctgcctgtagactgccgtagcgaagtacgggtacatcagttgtacgttgcgtgcacgagtcgggaaaccatcggtgctattcattttctctccggtacattatacagcattgtaataaattttcactgaattttttttacaattactgtaaatgggagctgtggcttaatttttttccattagtatagccgtgcgaagccgggtcgggcagctagttttaaacataattccttaagttatttttaatataatgcgtTGTTTGCTTTGTAGTGACATGGTAATAGGCCTCCTGGGGAACTCGCCATGTAAAATAAAGAGTAACGAGTTGAGTGCTGTACCTCCGGATGTTTACCACCCATGGTAGACCTCTAGGGTCTAACACTTGTGGTAGATATCCAAGGTGATTTGGAAACTGGCACAGACAGGTAAgtagtgccttttttgtttcatttttgctacTTATTGTGTATCTATGCTTCTTAAAGGTATTCCTAGAATGAATGTGTTTGTAGCACAAGGAATTTTAACCTTGCTGCATTATACATTCAAAGATGCTTTAAAACATGATCAGTCTTGTTAATTCCTACATTTACACAATAATACCTGAATATGGAAGTTACATGATTATCTTTCGATACTTCTCTGTATTAGCTTATTGTCTCACAAGATATATTCAggaattaaaatttcattttaaatcattCACTTTTACAAAGAGTAATGTGTAGaaagtaaaattcttaaataaaatttggaactattatgtattttgttgttttttgtgtttaaacttttaataaaattggaaTGAGCTAAAGCCTTTGTTTAGTTATGAAACTGAACATGCAGAATATTTACTGACATTAATGCATACAGTACCATCAAGTAATTCAGCTgatgataaattataaaaaaaataataatttaattccttCTACACATCAGATGAGTTCTTAACCCAGAGTAGAGTATTTTGTTGTGTATTTATAATGTCTAATAAGTTCTCACTagtatgcatttaaaattaacatttttcaaaacattccaTATGCCacatcacaatgttttaaatgaaatttacagaAAAGTGGCTTCTGGGAAGTAAGACAAGTAATAAGTGAAAGGTTGATTAGGTTACTcatattattacatattaaagtattacttacatattaaatacttattattaatgTTTCTGACTTAACTTTATAAACCTTTTACATAAGTAGGTATTACCCTTATTTCCCAGAAGCTGCTTCTCTACAAAAATTACCATATTGTGAACCAGTCCTAAATTATGTCATCCAATTTAGCTTCATACTCCTTGTGAACCATTTATGAATCCTAATTCAATGCCCATAAGTTCACCTATGAGTACTACATTTTCTGTATGGCTAGGTTTACTATTCCTTGTAAACtgtgttatgaattttaataggATATGTCTTAACTGTATAACCAGTTATTGTGAATAGCTTATTGTTTTACCAGCAACCTTGTTTTACTGTAGAAAAACAATTGTAAGGATGTTTTTGGATATTATGCAGTCATCACTTAGGTAAATTGTTGCAAGGGTGATTTTGACTACACACTAAATGCTACGTAATTGGAGAGAAAGTAAAAACTAAGTTTATTTATGCATAAACAATTTGTATTGATGGTTAgttatatttgattatctttattaaaaataagtagtGTGCTTAGAATATAATTGGAAATCATTTCTGGAATAAAGAATATGACCCAGATTTACCCCAGATTAATATTTAGTAGCAATGATGCTACAAATTGACctaatttggtaaataaaatgaattatatagACACCAAAAATTTCACTTTGTAATAAATAAGAACAATACCCAATTTATAAGGTGTACAGGAGACATTTGCAACCACACATTGCAAGTAGTGTCACAGATAACTTTAATTGAAATAGATCAGTAAGAGAAGCTAAAGGACActtttttaccattaaaaaatattggcaTGCACATTTAGCATAATTGGAACAAGACGATACTTACCTGACTGTGCCAGTTTCCAAATCACCTTAGATGTCTACCGCGTGTGGTAAACATCTGGAGGTATAACACTCAACTCGTTACTCTTTATTTTAAATGGCGAGTTCCCCAGGAGGCCTATTACCATGTTAATGCGAAGCAAACAATGCAgtatcttaaaaacaaaaaaaaaaattgtttttaaaacactacaTCATTTGCTTCCGTGAGGATCTTGATGCGCAGCTTATGTAGCTCGTCAGCGTGTCGCATTTGCTGTGCGTGCAGCTCAGCCCTACGCTGTTCTGCCATGAGCTCAAATTTAATAGCTCGTTTCTCAGCTTCCACTGCTCGAGCCGCTTCTGCCTGCTCGTTTGCAAGGCGCTGCTCTTCTGCCTCTGCCATTGCCTTACTTGCTCTCAACTTAAGCCTGTGCTCAGCCTGTTGCATTGCGAGAACTCTCCGTGCACGCTTGTCGGCTCGCTCAAGGTTTAAAAACCTGCGCTCCACCTCCACATCAATTGCTGGTTTATTTCTAGCACGAAAACCAGAAACAGGTGTTGGTAGAACAATACTATGAGGTTCTTCTTGTGATGCATTCACAAGTAAGCTGCCAGTACTGAGTGCACCAGAGCCAGTATTGTTAGACTGTGGCATCACAATTTCTACAGAAGCTGAAGCTTCTGAAGGAAAAGTCATGTCACAGTCTACAGCATCATCCACACAATGCAACACACCGCCCAATGCTATTTCCAGCTCAGGATCTGTGGGAGGATCTTTAACAAAAGGTCCTCCACCAGTTGCCATTCGCTGTCTTGTGGCAAGAGCAAGGGCTTTCTTCTGCTTGGTCTTGACATTTTCCCAGCATTTCTTCAGCTGGGCACTGGAGCgctgcaagttaaaattaatttagctgtgatataattattatatgcGAATTACAAATGTAGTGCTAAATGTACACACATTAAGTTAAAAAGATAGTTCTGTCTATAAAGTATAAATCAATGTTTGGTGGtaagaaaataatcaaaattaaaacaacttGTATTTATTTAGGTGCTCAGCCAGCTGTTGAGTCCATAGTTTGTTCTGCACACCAATAGAGAAAACTACTTATTTTGTATAACAAATAACCTGTCACTGATGGTTAAGAACAATCATTTAGCGatcttttttttcctaatataTATCTAAAccaaattatattgtaatatatatataagaataacTATCACATGGATTTACTTCAATATGATAATGCAAATAACGTACCTTGATGACATCAGGTTGGGAATTGAACTCGCATTCAATTCGCGCCCAGGCATCTTTCTTGGCAGCCAAGTTGCTGAAGTCTGTCTTCTTACATTCGATGACATGTGCCCAGGAACGAACAAGCCCTAACAAAATGCTTCGTTCGATAGATGAAAATCGCTCGGATTTTTGAGAGGACGTCATGATGTATTCTCAAGGTAGATTTGAATATAAATCTAACAAATACAAACCAACTACAATCAACGTGTTatcaaaaaagtaaacaagtCAATCGTGGGTCAGTTCCTATTGGCTGTTAACCATGACGTATTCGTGACGTCACGGAAGTTCGGTTAACTTCGGACACGATCGGCCTCACTCGCAATTTAGTAAGAGGCGAACCTTCACTTTATAAAGTAAAGGAACGGGCTGTACTTCAAGCGACTCTGCACGATACTTAAACTATAAGGACGGCGCCTCCCTTCATGAAGTATCCCTTAAAGTTAAAGTAAAGGATGACCTCTGCATATGGCTGATAGTCTATAATTGTACTATACTAGCGCTAAAACCAAAGCCTCTCAAtctatgtataatattttagCTATAAAGTTAACGCTAATCTTGTTTCACTGAGTCCGGATAACTTACTCCCGTAACCACAGTAGTATGACAGTTTTtttaagaagaaaagaaaaatgtttcttTGTGATTGCCGTTAAATTCTTAATGTCAGGCACTTTGCTACATATAAAATGTAGTTTTTGAAAAGATGGTTATAGCACGGAGTCCtcaatttttctttttagtttctTTCTGTTGGTCTTACCACCTACCACAAACCCAAagaaacaaaaaacatttaaacaataattttttggaaGAACGAGTAATATCATACGTTAAATATGGTTTTCAAATTTATCTTTTTGGAAACCAAATGGCATACAcatgaaagttattttaataatcgCTGTTTGTAAAGTACGTGAACACAATTTACCACAATTCCCTATACCAGTATCTCCAGAGTGACGTCATAAATAGTTGGACAGAGATAGATGCCCAACAAAAAACCATTAGAATTTCACGATGATAATTAATTTTAGCCTTGATGTGAAAAAAACATACGAATATGCTATTTGCGTGTCACATAGGGTTTCGtacttaaggccctgtcacactgtcaaattttagcttccaacaccttccaatatgttggatccaatatctttgagggttgtgacgtcacgttaaacgtcactatcgcagccatgtttatttgagagattgagtttccttcaaatattttacgtataggactggttctaaaatatgttggatgttggatgggatcagccaatcagagttatctaaaataaaacggccgcttttgtttccgtttccgaagtgtaatagtttaaatatcagcaatggcgaatgggaattaaatgcagtaattgaattaatactattttatttcctgctggaataatggttattgtatat
This DNA window, taken from Bacillus rossius redtenbacheri isolate Brsri chromosome 3, Brsri_v3, whole genome shotgun sequence, encodes the following:
- the LOC134530146 gene encoding uncharacterized protein LOC134530146 → MTSSQKSERFSSIERSILLGLVRSWAHVIECKKTDFSNLAAKKDAWARIECEFNSQPDVIKRSSAQLKKCWENVKTKQKKALALATRQRMATGGGPFVKDPPTDPELEIALGGVLHCVDDAVDCDMTFPSEASASVEIVMPQSNNTGSGALSTGSLLVNASQEEPHSIVLPTPVSGFRARNKPAIDVEVERRFLNLERADKRARRVLAMQQAEHRLKLRASKAMAEAEEQRLANEQAEAARAVEAEKRAIKFELMAEQRRAELHAQQMRHADELHKLRIKILTEANDVVF